The following are from one region of the Paenibacillus bovis genome:
- the pelF gene encoding GT4 family glycosyltransferase PelF, whose protein sequence is MRICIVAEGSYPYVTGGVSSWIHSLARNMPEHEFVIYAIAAERKQKGQFKYTLPDNIVEVQEIFLDEYMQLEGEWGHHLRLTPEQRQSIKTLISGEGDLDWSRIFSVLCDPKLSNAANFLMSRDFFDIMSQLCEEKYEQLPFTEMFWTVRSMVLPLLLTVQKPLPQADLYHAVSTGYAGVLASLAKYLYGKPVMLTEHGIYSREREEEIIKADWVDGYFKDIWIRYFYTLSTCAYQYADEVITLFNRNREIQIELGCEADKIRIIPNGVTAEDYENLQAKAPGEPIYIGGVVRVVPIKDIKTMIQSFNVIKRQVPEAKFFIMGPYEEDPEYYEECRLMVELLQVEDVIFTGSINVREYIGQMDILLLTSISEGQPLAVLEGLAAGKPMVTTDVGSCKELIYGNNDEFGPAGSVVPVMSYERIGEEVIQLCRSEELRQRMGENGRNRVRSLYTNHNFITGYQNLYQTCGGLNGWPVSVSN, encoded by the coding sequence ATGAGAATCTGTATTGTAGCGGAAGGGTCGTACCCTTATGTGACCGGCGGGGTGTCCAGCTGGATTCATTCCCTGGCCCGCAATATGCCGGAGCATGAGTTTGTGATCTATGCGATCGCCGCGGAACGCAAGCAAAAAGGGCAGTTCAAATATACACTGCCCGACAATATTGTCGAAGTACAGGAGATTTTCCTGGATGAATATATGCAGCTGGAAGGCGAATGGGGACATCACCTCCGTCTCACGCCGGAGCAGCGCCAATCGATCAAAACACTGATTTCCGGTGAAGGCGATCTGGACTGGAGCCGGATTTTCAGCGTGCTCTGTGATCCCAAGCTGAGCAATGCCGCCAATTTTCTTATGAGCCGTGATTTCTTTGATATTATGAGCCAGCTATGTGAAGAGAAGTACGAGCAGCTTCCTTTTACAGAAATGTTCTGGACAGTACGCTCGATGGTACTGCCGCTGCTGCTGACGGTGCAAAAGCCGCTGCCGCAGGCGGATCTGTATCATGCTGTATCTACCGGTTATGCCGGCGTACTCGCCAGCCTCGCCAAGTATCTGTATGGCAAACCGGTGATGCTGACCGAACACGGTATCTATTCGCGTGAACGGGAAGAAGAGATTATCAAGGCCGACTGGGTCGATGGATATTTCAAAGATATCTGGATTCGTTACTTCTATACCCTGTCCACCTGCGCGTACCAGTATGCGGATGAAGTCATTACCCTGTTCAACCGCAATCGGGAAATCCAGATCGAACTGGGCTGTGAAGCGGACAAAATCCGTATTATCCCGAACGGGGTGACAGCAGAGGATTACGAGAATCTGCAGGCCAAGGCTCCGGGTGAACCCATCTATATCGGCGGTGTAGTCCGTGTCGTGCCGATCAAGGATATCAAAACGATGATTCAGAGCTTCAATGTGATCAAGCGGCAGGTGCCGGAAGCCAAGTTCTTCATTATGGGACCGTATGAGGAAGATCCGGAATACTACGAAGAATGCCGCCTGATGGTCGAGCTGCTGCAGGTCGAGGATGTCATCTTCACCGGCAGTATCAACGTCAGGGAATATATCGGACAAATGGATATCCTGCTGCTGACCAGTATCAGTGAAGGCCAGCCGCTGGCTGTGCTGGAAGGTCTGGCTGCCGGCAAGCCGATGGTTACCACCGATGTCGGCAGCTGCAAAGAACTGATCTATGGCAATAACGACGAGTTCGGGCCAGCAGGCAGCGTGGTACCGGTTATGAGCTATGAACGGATCGGGGAAGAAGTCATCCAGCTGTGCCGAAGCGAAGAACTGCGCCAGCGGATGGGCGAGAACGGCCGGAATCGTGTGCGTTCGCTGTACACCAATCACAACTTTATTACCGGTTATCAGAATTTGTATCAAACATGTGGAGGGCTTAACGGATGGCCGGTATCGGTTTCGAACTAA
- a CDS encoding DUF2194 domain-containing protein: protein MKFSFKLTTQVYAMLAFMLVMALIIQASRSDAILHMKGNQNHIQDISGIKQTNALTPEQTTALQGERQLLLLFNPKDSASVKIKNNAEHMLNYMKIRFDAIDVSAMPTDITAYDGVILTLSSLSQLPSTGWIDSYVQNGGSLLFTSMPQIDQALYQNYRKMGIIELGGYLTSTGLEMKSNVLLHNKDAKYSPELIQNGSIRVRLGSDSIVHATSDENVPLLWETPYGKGKFVVFNGSMFQEKTSRGVLSGAISLMLPDTIYPVLNVELMYIDDFPAPIPAGTNDKVYQEYHRNTSRFYKDIWWPDMLKIAAEHNLKYTGVVIQTYNNQVKPPFGAPTDADGLNLTLFGRELIKQGGEIGVHGYNHQSLTTNERIAGSFGYNAWPDRKSMSESITSVLNFIHQSFVNYKVMTYVPPSNALDADGRAALKSSWPDLKSISSVYSEDPENRSYVQEFEIADDGIAELPRISSGFMKDEFNDWATANAVTSLGVFSHFVHPDDILDPDRSHSYNWEQMRDMFEKYISQSVQQYSWLRPMTASQAAVELQKYQISEPHFVHKDNEIDGYINHFPEGSLFYVLRTDRPITTQENCKVTRIDSGSYLVEVTQDQFRIGLGDKKQ from the coding sequence ATGAAATTCTCATTTAAATTAACCACGCAGGTCTACGCCATGCTGGCTTTTATGCTGGTCATGGCGCTGATCATCCAGGCTTCGCGTTCCGATGCCATTCTCCATATGAAAGGCAATCAGAACCATATCCAGGACATTTCCGGGATCAAGCAGACCAATGCACTCACGCCGGAGCAGACGACGGCGCTGCAGGGAGAACGACAGCTGCTGCTTTTGTTCAATCCCAAAGACAGTGCCAGTGTCAAAATCAAAAACAATGCCGAGCATATGCTGAACTATATGAAAATCCGCTTCGATGCGATCGATGTCAGCGCCATGCCGACCGATATAACAGCCTACGACGGCGTCATCCTGACGCTGTCCAGTCTGTCCCAGCTGCCAAGTACCGGCTGGATCGACAGTTATGTACAAAATGGCGGCAGCCTGCTGTTCACTTCCATGCCCCAGATCGATCAGGCGTTGTATCAGAATTACCGCAAAATGGGCATTATCGAGCTGGGTGGCTATCTGACGTCTACCGGGCTGGAAATGAAAAGCAATGTGCTGCTCCATAACAAGGATGCCAAATATTCGCCGGAACTGATCCAGAACGGCTCGATCCGTGTACGTCTGGGCAGTGACAGCATCGTTCATGCTACCAGTGACGAGAACGTTCCACTGCTATGGGAGACGCCTTATGGCAAAGGCAAATTCGTTGTGTTCAACGGATCGATGTTCCAGGAAAAGACCAGCCGCGGCGTACTGTCCGGGGCGATCAGCCTGATGCTGCCGGATACCATCTATCCGGTGCTCAATGTGGAATTGATGTATATTGACGACTTCCCGGCACCGATTCCGGCAGGCACCAATGACAAGGTCTATCAGGAATACCACCGTAACACTTCCCGTTTTTATAAAGATATCTGGTGGCCGGATATGCTAAAAATCGCTGCCGAGCATAATCTGAAATATACCGGCGTCGTCATCCAGACATACAACAACCAGGTCAAACCGCCATTCGGCGCGCCTACCGATGCAGACGGTCTTAACCTGACGCTGTTCGGACGCGAGCTGATCAAGCAGGGCGGAGAAATTGGTGTGCATGGATACAATCACCAGTCGCTGACCACGAATGAACGGATTGCAGGCAGCTTTGGCTATAACGCCTGGCCGGACCGCAAGAGCATGTCCGAATCAATCACCAGCGTACTGAACTTTATCCATCAGTCTTTTGTAAATTACAAAGTGATGACCTACGTGCCGCCATCCAATGCACTCGACGCCGATGGACGGGCAGCGCTGAAGAGCAGCTGGCCGGATCTGAAAAGCATCTCCTCCGTCTACAGTGAAGATCCGGAGAACCGCTCTTATGTGCAGGAATTCGAGATTGCCGATGACGGTATTGCCGAGCTGCCGCGTATTTCGTCCGGCTTTATGAAGGATGAATTCAATGACTGGGCAACGGCCAATGCCGTGACTTCACTCGGTGTATTCTCCCACTTTGTCCATCCGGATGATATTCTCGATCCGGACCGCAGTCACTCCTACAACTGGGAGCAGATGCGCGACATGTTCGAGAAATATATCAGCCAATCGGTGCAGCAATATAGCTGGCTGCGTCCGATGACCGCTTCCCAGGCAGCGGTTGAGCTGCAAAAGTACCAGATCAGCGAACCGCACTTTGTGCACAAGGATAACGAAATTGACGGGTATATCAATCATTTCCCGGAAGGTTCCCTCTTCTATGTACTACGTACCGACCGGCCAATCACGACCCAGGAGAACTGCAAAGTGACCCGAATTGACAGCGGGTCGTATCTGGTGGAAGTGACTCAGGATCAATTCAGGATCGGTTTGGGGGACAAGAAACAATGA